The DNA window ATTGTCTTCAACTTTTCCGTCTGAGGCATGACCTATAAGACCATATAAACCTGGTTGATCGCCAAAAAGAGCAGCAATTCTTTCTGCACGAAGAACATATTTCTCAGCAGAAAGATCTTCATCATCAGCAGGAAATTCCACAACAACTGGTCGATCACCACAAACCCCATTGATACAAGCACCATCCCATTCTAGTTCATCTTGTGGATTTGTAAAACGATAGTGGATCACCTGAGAAGGATTATCTGGATCTTGAGCGTTAAGTGTAATATCAAGATCGCCTTTCTGATTATCTCCCGGAATAACCAAATAATCATAAATCGCAGGACAGGCGTTACGTGACACATAATCTAATGCAGGTGCACGATTTTGAACGGCAAGACGGAAAAGATACGGCTGTTGGTTGAGCGGGCTTAGAACCGAGGTATGAAATTCAAAAATGTCATCACCTGTGGTTGGATCTTTGACAACCTCAACCTGTGTAATCGTCTGCTCAATCCACTCTTTAGGATTTTTCCAAGTGCAAGTATAGGTTCCATCACGGTTATCAACACAGCTATCAGGTACTACTTGATCAGGTACAGCTGGCTTCCATTGATATTCAAATACTTCACTCGTTCGCATGTCTTCATCCCCCATATCAAACTCCATGAACCGTTGCTCCTCGCGAACTAATGTTAAAATAGCCGATGCAAAGCGGAAAAATGGGGTTGGATAGGTGAAATCAAACGTCGTGGGAAGAAAAACCGTATCTTCTCCGCTGCGAAAGGTCATTTCATATTCTGAGGTAACATCGATAGCATCGTACCCCAAGTTAACATTTGTCTTCAATTTTCCTGGCTCTAATTGGTAGCCTAACTGAATTTTACTTTCAATAATTTCTTTGACACAGTCTTGAGTTTTTTCTTCAATATACTTTGCAAGTGCAGTTTCAATTTTACCTGTGGTTAAGAATGGACGTGCACCAAATTGAGCATCAGGATGGGGAAATGTGTATTGACAAAAGTAAGGACTATCTTCATCGTTGGGACAAGGATAGGCTTCTTGATAAGATTCTCGATCGGGGGGTTGTGGATACTCTTGACGCGCAATGCCATAGGCGACACGATCACCAGACGGATGAAGAAGTCCGGTCTTGCCTTCTTCATAGACGGAAAAACCCCCAGGATCGCCTTGCCATAATGTCCCTTGCTTTCCAAGCAGTCTCAGTCCTGTGTCAAGATCATCACGCAAGCAGTCTTCGACACCCATACGTAATTGAGGAAACTTGAATGCGCCGGTGAATATTTTTTCTTCCGCTTGTTTAAGCTGCTCTTTTTGAGTATTAGAAGAAAGCATGATGATGAAAATGAACGCACTCACCATTAAAATTCCAATTATGATAAAGATCGTTATCTGTCCTCTTTTTGCACCCATACGCAAAATGAATATTTTTGAGTATAAAAAGGTAGTGCGACTAACCCCACAAAGAAATCTCAATAGTCAAAATGAAAACGTCTACTAAAACATTTATTTTGTAAACATTTATAAAAACACCCCTCTGCATCTTTTCACATGGTCAACCCTAAACTCGACCCAGTTAAACTCCAAAAACTGCAAGATTTACGTCAAAACAATGTAAATCCCTACCCCTATACTTATTCTCAAACCCATCACGCCCAACAACTTAAAAATCAATTTGAAAAACTCAACCCCGAAGAACACACTAAACAACATGTTTCTATCGCTGGACGTATCATGCTACGCCGCGTCATGGGAAAAGCAAGTTTTTTTCATGTTCAAGATGAAACGGGACAAATCCAAATTTACATTACACAAGATAATGTAGGTGAAGAACAATATGCCCAACTCACTAAAAAGACAGACCTTGGTGACATCATTGGTGTTCAAGGTACTATTTTCAAAACGAAAATGGGCGAAGTAACCATCCAAGTGAGCCAAGCGCAAATCCTATGTAAATCATTGTTAGTTCTTCCTGAAAAGTTCCATGGTCTTAAAGATGTGGAAATTCGCTATCGACAGCGCTATCTCGATTTGATTAGTAATCCCTCTAGTAAAGAAGTATTCAAACAACGAAGTATGATCACAACAGCAATTAGAGATTATTTCAATGAAAAAGGATTCTTAGAAGTGGAAACACCTACCCTTCAAACAATTTATGGCGGCGCTAACGCAAAACCATTTATCACCCACATTAACACATGGGATATGAAAATGTATCTTTCTATTGCTCCAGAATTGCCGCTAAAACGTCTGCTAGTTGGTGGATTTGAAAAAGTGTACACTATCTGCAAGAACTTTCGCAATGAAGATGTAGATACAACTCACAACCCAGAATTTACGTCTTTAGAGATTTATCAAGCGTATGTAGATTACTCTAAAATGATGGTCTATCTCGAAGAAGTCTATGAAAAAGCTTGTATCAAAATACATGGAACAACAAAAGTAAAACGTATCTATAAAAACCAAGAAGTAACACTTGATTTTAAAGCCCCTTGGAAACGCTTAACCATGCTCGACGCTATTAAGCAGTACACAAAAATAGATGCATCAAATTCAAGTATAGAACAATTACAAAAAATACTTAACAAAGAAAACATTGAATATGAAAAACCGCTTAGTTGGGGCAGTGCAGTACAACATCTTTTCGAACATTTTGTAGAAGAACATCTTATTCAACCAACCCATATTATTGATCATCCAAAAGAGACCACGCCTTTATGTAAAGCACATCGCAAGGATCCACGACTTATTGAACGTTTTGAATCCTTTTGTATGGGCATGGAAATCTCCAATGCGTACTCCGAATTAAACGATCCATTACTTCAACGAGAGTTATTAGAAGACCAAGCTAAAAGCCTACGTGCTGGATCAGCAGAAGCGCATCCTATGGACGAAGATTTTGTCACTGCTATTGAATTTGGCATGCCACCAGCAGGTGGATTAGGATTCGGTATTGACCGCATGGCTATCATCTTAACCGGAGTAGAATCAATTCGTGACGTGATCTTATTCCCAACAGTAAAACCAGAACATATTTCTCAAACACAGACTGGCAAAGCAAAAGAAACCAAAATTGCAGTAGCAGTAATTAACAAAGCAGCAAAACTAGAACCATGGCAGGAGATGAATACAATCGCGCATCTCAACGCTGCCTTCGCTGCTCGTATGGGCAGAGAACTCTTATTGCAAGATACCATCGAAACAAAAGACGGAGAAAAAATTAAACTCAATATTCAACATGCGATTATGATCAAAACTGCATCTTCACAAAAACAACTACAAGACCTCATTGAAAACGCGCATAACAGAAATCTTGAAATAGCCCAATTCACACGGGAAATGCAAGAAACAACCAACGACAATGTTGTTATCGAAAAAACCAAACAAAAGAAGGCAGACCAAGTAGAATATTTAGGGATATTGGTATTTGGCAATAAAAAAGATGT is part of the Candidatus Woesearchaeota archaeon genome and encodes:
- the lysS gene encoding lysine--tRNA ligase is translated as MVNPKLDPVKLQKLQDLRQNNVNPYPYTYSQTHHAQQLKNQFEKLNPEEHTKQHVSIAGRIMLRRVMGKASFFHVQDETGQIQIYITQDNVGEEQYAQLTKKTDLGDIIGVQGTIFKTKMGEVTIQVSQAQILCKSLLVLPEKFHGLKDVEIRYRQRYLDLISNPSSKEVFKQRSMITTAIRDYFNEKGFLEVETPTLQTIYGGANAKPFITHINTWDMKMYLSIAPELPLKRLLVGGFEKVYTICKNFRNEDVDTTHNPEFTSLEIYQAYVDYSKMMVYLEEVYEKACIKIHGTTKVKRIYKNQEVTLDFKAPWKRLTMLDAIKQYTKIDASNSSIEQLQKILNKENIEYEKPLSWGSAVQHLFEHFVEEHLIQPTHIIDHPKETTPLCKAHRKDPRLIERFESFCMGMEISNAYSELNDPLLQRELLEDQAKSLRAGSAEAHPMDEDFVTAIEFGMPPAGGLGFGIDRMAIILTGVESIRDVILFPTVKPEHISQTQTGKAKETKIAVAVINKAAKLEPWQEMNTIAHLNAAFAARMGRELLLQDTIETKDGEKIKLNIQHAIMIKTASSQKQLQDLIENAHNRNLEIAQFTREMQETTNDNVVIEKTKQKKADQVEYLGILVFGNKKDVDEISKSFALYK